One Brachyspira suanatina DNA segment encodes these proteins:
- a CDS encoding ZIP family metal transporter yields MIENYSPVSLALFGGGITFAFTALGSALVFFFMSEIKPKLLATMYGFAAGVMTAASFWSLLAPSIELSENTNLPNWLIPVAGFLLGAFFIWVLDKVMPHMHIVNGHEETEGTKVQLSKSILLFLAITLHNIPEGLAVGVTFGAFSVGDSGVTFNAALALALGIGLQNFPEGAAVSLPLKTTGVSKLKSFSLGAISGIVEPIAAVIGALAVTKLTIILPIALAFSAGAMMYVVIEELVPEAVAEEHNHFGVFGFIFGFAIMMVLDVALG; encoded by the coding sequence ATGATAGAAAATTATTCACCTGTATCGTTGGCATTATTTGGAGGCGGTATCACTTTTGCATTTACAGCATTAGGCTCAGCACTTGTATTTTTCTTTATGTCAGAAATAAAACCTAAACTACTAGCAACTATGTACGGATTTGCAGCAGGAGTTATGACTGCAGCTAGTTTCTGGTCATTGCTTGCACCTTCAATAGAATTATCAGAAAATACTAATCTTCCTAATTGGTTAATACCAGTAGCAGGATTTTTATTAGGGGCATTTTTTATATGGGTATTGGATAAAGTAATGCCTCATATGCATATAGTAAATGGTCATGAAGAAACAGAAGGTACTAAAGTTCAATTATCAAAAAGCATACTATTATTTTTAGCTATAACTTTACATAATATACCTGAAGGTTTAGCAGTAGGCGTAACATTCGGAGCTTTTTCTGTTGGAGACAGCGGAGTAACATTCAATGCTGCATTAGCTTTAGCACTTGGTATAGGTTTGCAGAATTTCCCTGAAGGTGCTGCGGTTTCTCTTCCTCTTAAAACAACAGGAGTGTCAAAATTAAAATCTTTTTCACTTGGTGCAATATCAGGAATAGTAGAGCCTATTGCTGCCGTTATAGGTGCTTTGGCTGTCACAAAGCTCACAATCATACTTCCAATAGCTTTGGCTTTTTCTGCCGGTGCTATGATGTATGTTGTTATAGAAGAACTTGTGCCTGAAGCTGTTGCTGAAGAACATAATCATTTTGGTGTATTCGGCTTTATATTCGGATTCGCTATAATGATGGTTTTAGATGTGGCTTTAGGGTAA
- a CDS encoding histidine triad nucleotide-binding protein → MSNYNEDKYFDKDCIFCKIIKGEIPSQFIKENEYCVVFKDLNPKAKVHLLVVPKPHVKNILETDEFIMNKVLETIKEVAKEQGLESFRIMNNCGAGAGQTVFHVHFHILSGDNLEE, encoded by the coding sequence ATGAGTAATTATAATGAAGATAAATATTTTGATAAAGATTGTATATTTTGTAAAATTATAAAAGGAGAAATTCCTTCACAGTTTATAAAAGAAAATGAATACTGTGTGGTATTTAAAGATTTAAATCCTAAAGCAAAAGTACATTTACTTGTTGTTCCAAAGCCTCATGTTAAAAATATATTGGAAACAGACGAGTTTATAATGAATAAGGTTCTTGAAACTATAAAAGAAGTTGCCAAAGAACAAGGTTTAGAATCTTTTAGAATAATGAATAATTGCGGCGCTGGAGCGGGTCAGACAGTATTCCATGTTCATTTCCATATACTTTCAGGCGATAATTTAGAAGAATAA